From Polynucleobacter difficilis, a single genomic window includes:
- the plsX gene encoding phosphate acyltransferase PlsX: MTEPKSVTLAVDAMGGDYGISITVPASCAFLASHADAKITLVGNIEAIELALSELSDVPRDRIQLVAASEEVLMDDPIEVALRRKKDSSMRVAIEQVKDQKADAIISSGNTGALMAISRYILKTLDGIDRPAIATGMPNELGGATTVLDLGANADCEPLHLMQFAQMADVMVRVVEGKPSPTIGLLNIGEEVIKGNEVVKLTGELLRASNLNFYGNVEGNDIFKGTTDIVVCDGFVGNVVLKASEGLAKMMSGLIRQEFNRSWLTKIMAMCAMLPLLRVRKRVDHRRYNGAVLLGLRGCVIKSHGSADSFSFGFALERAYEAAKGNMVERIADAFAMRAPT, encoded by the coding sequence ATGACCGAACCCAAGAGTGTGACTCTCGCAGTCGATGCCATGGGCGGAGACTACGGTATCTCGATCACTGTTCCTGCGAGTTGTGCTTTTTTAGCTAGCCATGCGGATGCCAAGATCACCCTAGTAGGAAATATCGAAGCGATTGAACTTGCCTTGAGCGAGCTCAGCGATGTTCCGCGTGATCGAATTCAACTTGTTGCAGCCTCCGAAGAGGTCTTGATGGACGATCCCATCGAAGTCGCCTTGCGTCGCAAAAAAGATTCATCGATGCGGGTTGCAATTGAGCAAGTCAAGGATCAAAAAGCCGATGCCATTATTTCTTCTGGCAACACTGGCGCCTTGATGGCCATCTCGCGATATATCCTCAAAACCCTCGATGGCATTGATCGTCCAGCGATTGCAACAGGCATGCCCAATGAACTCGGTGGAGCTACCACCGTTTTGGATCTGGGTGCTAACGCCGACTGTGAGCCCCTGCACTTGATGCAATTTGCACAGATGGCGGACGTCATGGTGCGCGTCGTTGAAGGGAAGCCAAGCCCCACGATCGGCTTACTCAACATTGGTGAGGAAGTGATTAAAGGCAATGAAGTTGTCAAGCTCACAGGTGAGTTATTGCGTGCTAGCAATCTCAACTTTTATGGCAATGTTGAAGGCAACGACATTTTTAAGGGCACAACGGACATTGTGGTGTGCGATGGTTTTGTGGGTAATGTGGTGTTGAAGGCCAGTGAGGGATTGGCAAAGATGATGAGCGGCTTGATTCGTCAGGAATTCAATCGGTCGTGGTTAACGAAAATAATGGCGATGTGCGCCATGCTGCCACTGCTGCGTGTGCGTAAGCGGGTGGACCACCGGCGTTACAACGGAGCGGTTTTATTGGGTCTGCGGGGATGTGTGATTAAAAGCCACGGCTCTGCGGATAGTTTCAGTTTTGGCTTTGCACTGGAGCGGGCATATGAAGCAGCAAAAGGCAATATGGTGGAACGCATTGCCGACGCATTTGCAATGAGGGCGCCAACATGA
- the rpmF gene encoding 50S ribosomal protein L32 → MAVQQNKKSPSKRGMHRAHDFLTAPATAVEATTGEAHLRHHISPNGYYRGRKVVKTKND, encoded by the coding sequence ATGGCCGTCCAACAAAATAAAAAATCCCCTTCCAAGCGTGGCATGCACCGTGCGCACGACTTTTTAACTGCACCCGCTACTGCTGTTGAGGCAACTACTGGTGAGGCGCACCTGCGTCACCATATTTCCCCAAACGGCTACTACCGTGGTCGCAAAGTAGTTAAAACCAAGAACGATTAA
- a CDS encoding YceD family protein produces MNRNPVLPSLTLPTEPKALRSIDLMVSQTYTGHGFLALDALPRVALEAATRSPDDGFDWAVETFFDGIVGGEPRLKMNLNLKGQMHLICQRCMQPCLVEVEESPQFVFLANEALADAFPMEDDALEPLVMDSQFDLLGTIEDEILLSLPLIPKHPEGACEPAALRSGADDSMNQDETTKKPDNPFNILKNMKKKE; encoded by the coding sequence ATGAATCGTAATCCCGTTTTGCCTTCCCTGACCCTGCCCACCGAGCCTAAGGCCTTGCGCTCTATTGATCTAATGGTCTCGCAAACCTACACTGGGCATGGATTTCTCGCGCTGGATGCATTGCCGCGGGTCGCTTTAGAGGCTGCCACACGCTCCCCAGACGATGGATTTGACTGGGCGGTGGAGACCTTTTTTGATGGGATCGTAGGCGGTGAGCCCCGACTCAAAATGAATTTAAACCTGAAGGGCCAGATGCACCTCATCTGCCAGCGGTGCATGCAACCCTGCCTGGTTGAGGTAGAAGAGTCGCCGCAGTTCGTGTTTTTGGCAAATGAGGCGCTGGCAGACGCCTTTCCCATGGAGGATGATGCGCTCGAGCCCCTGGTAATGGATTCGCAGTTTGATCTGTTAGGGACGATCGAAGATGAGATTTTGCTCTCCCTACCATTGATTCCAAAGCACCCTGAGGGCGCATGTGAGCCGGCTGCCCTAAGGTCTGGGGCAGATGATTCTATGAATCAGGACGAAACTACAAAAAAACCAGATAATCCCTTTAACATATTGAAAAATATGAAGAAAAAAGAGTAG
- a CDS encoding Maf family nucleotide pyrophosphatase yields MGNLQTQPLILASSSIYRRDLLARLGLPFEAISPEVDEHPLPNEGVAAMALRLAIAKAAAIAKIHPNAWVIGSDQAADLHGEAIGKPGNFDKALLQLQRMRGQTVHFHTAVCVMHADYSAAINVATEVRFRDLPDATLIDYLKFEQPYDCAGSAKCEGMGIALLESIRSDDPTALIGLPLIALSGLLRDAGFEIPPSRNDLQ; encoded by the coding sequence ATGGGTAACTTACAAACACAGCCGCTCATTTTGGCATCGAGCTCCATTTACCGTCGCGATCTTTTGGCGCGCTTGGGTTTGCCTTTTGAAGCCATTTCGCCCGAGGTGGATGAACACCCCCTTCCAAATGAAGGGGTTGCCGCTATGGCACTGCGTCTGGCCATTGCAAAAGCAGCAGCTATCGCAAAGATCCATCCCAATGCTTGGGTTATCGGCTCGGATCAGGCGGCTGATCTCCACGGTGAAGCGATTGGCAAGCCAGGCAACTTTGACAAGGCGCTTTTGCAGTTGCAACGCATGCGTGGCCAGACTGTCCACTTTCATACCGCCGTCTGCGTAATGCACGCAGACTATTCTGCTGCAATAAATGTCGCCACTGAGGTTCGGTTTCGGGACTTGCCCGATGCCACTCTGATCGATTATTTAAAGTTCGAGCAGCCCTATGACTGTGCCGGAAGCGCCAAATGCGAAGGCATGGGCATTGCCTTACTGGAATCGATTCGCTCAGATGATCCTACTGCGCTCATTGGTCTACCCTTGATTGCGTTGAGTGGACTGCTGCGGGATGCCGGTTTTGAAATTCCCCCCTCACGAAATGATCTGCAATGA
- a CDS encoding SAM-dependent methyltransferase, which produces MKTASKLGTLYLVPNTLGDDDRSAQLPHIMPIETMRCASQLTHWIVEDAKTARALLKSMDSLAPLVCSIQEMQMTEWRGAARNAKYGDKIKPETLLEPLLRGIDIGLMSEAGVPGVADPGAELVWAAHRLGACVKPLVGPSSLLLALMASGLNGQRFAFQGYLPQDGGERTARLKQLESESRKLQQTQLWIETPYRNAAMMASCLQALAPQTHLCLALDLSLPTEEIRSMALADWKKIFSSEAACAALQNRPCVFLLLAH; this is translated from the coding sequence ATGAAGACTGCATCGAAGCTAGGAACTCTCTATTTAGTGCCCAATACGTTAGGCGATGATGATCGCTCCGCACAGCTTCCCCACATCATGCCAATCGAAACGATGCGCTGCGCATCGCAACTCACGCATTGGATTGTCGAAGACGCGAAAACAGCACGCGCCCTATTAAAGTCAATGGATAGCCTCGCACCTTTAGTGTGCTCCATACAAGAAATGCAGATGACTGAATGGCGCGGCGCTGCGCGTAATGCCAAGTACGGCGATAAGATCAAACCAGAAACGCTCCTTGAGCCACTGCTGCGGGGCATTGATATCGGCCTAATGTCTGAGGCGGGCGTGCCTGGAGTTGCCGATCCTGGAGCAGAGTTGGTGTGGGCGGCGCACCGCCTAGGTGCTTGCGTAAAACCACTGGTTGGCCCCAGCTCCCTACTATTGGCTTTAATGGCGAGCGGACTAAATGGGCAGCGTTTCGCGTTTCAGGGTTACCTGCCTCAGGATGGCGGCGAACGCACTGCACGCCTTAAGCAATTGGAGTCTGAATCACGTAAGTTGCAGCAAACCCAACTCTGGATTGAAACACCTTATCGCAACGCAGCCATGATGGCGAGTTGCTTACAAGCCCTCGCGCCCCAAACGCATCTATGCCTTGCGCTTGATTTAAGTCTACCGACCGAAGAGATTAGAAGCATGGCACTTGCAGACTGGAAGAAAATATTTTCCAGCGAGGCAGCTTGTGCCGCCTTGCAAAATCGGCCCTGCGTGTTTTTACTGCTGGCGCACTAA
- a CDS encoding S49 family peptidase, with protein MEQEKNWERQALEHLLLENLKETRKARRWKTVLRVLSLILIVGFILQVLDLRPFGDSFGTERHTAMVSIEGEISSSAIANALDVGSALQAAFENDNSVGVILRINSPGGSPVQSGIINDEIRRLRALYPNKPLHVVVEDICASGGYYIAVAGDQILVDKASIVGSIGVVMDSFGFTGLMDKLGISRRMITAGSNKGMLDPFSKEDPKQVEMVQTMLNEIHQQFITVVKAGRGDRLKETPDLFSGRVWNGEQAVKMGLADGFGTVDTVARDVFKAPNILDYTMKENFAERVAKRFGAEVGSAAGKALVRSGDIK; from the coding sequence ATGGAACAAGAAAAAAATTGGGAGCGTCAAGCGCTGGAGCACCTACTTTTAGAGAATCTAAAAGAGACTCGCAAGGCCCGGCGTTGGAAAACCGTATTGCGCGTTCTGTCCCTCATCCTGATTGTGGGTTTCATTTTGCAAGTATTGGATCTACGTCCTTTTGGCGATAGCTTTGGTACCGAGCGCCATACGGCGATGGTTAGTATCGAAGGTGAGATTAGCTCGAGTGCCATCGCCAATGCCTTGGATGTTGGATCGGCCCTACAAGCTGCCTTTGAGAACGACAACAGCGTGGGTGTAATTTTGCGCATTAACAGTCCAGGTGGATCGCCAGTGCAATCGGGGATTATTAATGATGAGATTCGGCGCCTGCGCGCGCTGTATCCGAACAAGCCCCTGCATGTGGTGGTGGAAGACATCTGCGCCTCCGGTGGTTATTACATTGCGGTTGCGGGCGATCAAATTCTGGTCGACAAAGCCAGCATTGTGGGTTCGATTGGGGTAGTGATGGATAGCTTTGGCTTTACTGGATTAATGGACAAGCTCGGTATCTCGCGCCGCATGATTACAGCGGGCTCAAATAAGGGCATGCTCGATCCCTTTAGCAAGGAAGATCCAAAGCAAGTTGAAATGGTGCAAACCATGCTCAATGAAATTCACCAGCAATTTATTACGGTGGTGAAAGCAGGGCGCGGCGATCGCTTGAAAGAAACCCCCGATTTATTTTCTGGTCGCGTATGGAATGGCGAGCAAGCCGTAAAAATGGGGCTGGCCGATGGTTTTGGTACGGTCGATACCGTGGCGCGCGATGTCTTTAAGGCGCCTAATATTCTTGACTACACCATGAAAGAAAATTTTGCCGAACGGGTTGCGAAACGCTTTGGTGCTGAGGTAGGTTCGGCCGCTGGCAAAGCATTGGTGCGGTCGGGCGATATCAAATAA
- a CDS encoding HAD-IA family hydrolase, with translation MPQVHSPLYASHGKDQERRYELIVWDWDGTVIDSTPTIVFCIQQACRDLGFPEPDDSLASSVIGLGIQDSLRRAVPWIEPVHFPKLVDRFRHHYLARDHDLHLFGGIRELLEELRAAGFRLGVATGKSRVGLDRSLTHHGLGHLFDETRTADESFSKPHPGMLLELSDVLQVPVRRMLMVGDTTHDLQMAINAGVDGVAVTYGAHPLDTLQTTDSLGYVHSVPELSNWLKQNTYIDLAAAKPA, from the coding sequence ATGCCGCAAGTCCATTCACCCCTCTACGCAAGCCACGGCAAAGACCAGGAGCGACGCTATGAGCTGATTGTGTGGGACTGGGATGGCACCGTTATCGATTCCACTCCGACGATCGTGTTTTGCATTCAGCAGGCTTGCCGCGATCTTGGCTTTCCGGAGCCAGATGACTCTTTGGCAAGTTCGGTGATCGGATTGGGCATTCAGGATTCATTGCGTAGGGCTGTGCCATGGATTGAGCCGGTGCATTTCCCCAAATTAGTGGATCGTTTTCGCCACCATTATTTAGCGCGTGATCATGATCTGCATTTATTTGGCGGCATTCGTGAGCTGCTAGAGGAACTTCGTGCTGCCGGTTTTCGCCTGGGCGTAGCAACTGGTAAATCGCGTGTTGGTTTGGATCGTTCATTGACTCACCATGGTCTTGGTCATCTGTTTGACGAAACGCGCACTGCAGACGAATCCTTTTCAAAGCCACATCCCGGCATGTTGCTTGAACTCTCTGATGTGCTGCAAGTGCCAGTACGTCGAATGTTGATGGTGGGGGATACCACCCATGATTTACAAATGGCGATCAACGCTGGAGTGGACGGGGTTGCGGTAACCTATGGCGCCCATCCACTCGATACCTTGCAAACCACCGATTCGCTGGGCTATGTGCACAGCGTACCGGAGCTGAGTAACTGGCTTAAACAGAATACCTACATTGATTTAGCTGCTGCAAAACCCGCTTAA
- a CDS encoding RluA family pseudouridine synthase — MKSDPTHSPSPSPSAPKAAAQVLFQTIGPEEAGQRLDNYLLKWAKGVPKSHLYRIIRSGEVRVNKKRAEPTTRLMEGDLIRIPPVRLAAPDRGPAENAFKDQSRAQLYSAKMPILFEDEALLIVDKPSGLAVHGGSGISLGVIETLRMTRPELHFLELVHRLDRDTSGVLMLAKKRSALVELHRQIREGLTDKRYYLVTHGQIALATPTVQLKFPLHKYLLANGERRVKVDPQGLPSHTSLRVTEVYERGEDRVSMAEAQLKTGRTHQIRVHLQKIGHPILGDDKYGIDDEDRRLKPKRLLLHAHLAGFIHPRSGEKMRIESPLPPDFTAFLKGFHPIKPETV, encoded by the coding sequence ATGAAATCCGACCCTACTCATAGCCCAAGCCCTAGCCCAAGCGCGCCAAAAGCCGCTGCACAAGTCCTATTTCAGACAATTGGGCCGGAAGAGGCTGGGCAGCGCCTGGATAATTACCTCCTGAAATGGGCCAAAGGGGTTCCCAAGAGCCACCTTTATCGCATCATTCGCTCGGGCGAGGTTCGGGTCAACAAAAAACGCGCAGAGCCGACTACCCGCCTGATGGAGGGGGACCTCATTCGCATTCCGCCAGTGCGCTTGGCTGCTCCTGATCGTGGACCGGCTGAAAATGCCTTCAAAGACCAATCGCGCGCGCAGTTGTATTCCGCCAAAATGCCGATTTTGTTCGAAGATGAAGCGTTGCTCATTGTGGATAAGCCATCCGGTCTGGCAGTCCATGGTGGCTCTGGCATTTCCCTGGGCGTGATTGAGACCTTACGCATGACGCGACCCGAGTTGCACTTCCTGGAGCTCGTGCACCGGCTCGATCGAGATACCTCGGGTGTGCTGATGCTAGCGAAAAAGCGTAGCGCTCTCGTTGAGTTGCATCGGCAGATTCGAGAGGGTCTGACTGATAAACGTTATTACTTAGTCACGCATGGCCAGATCGCACTCGCAACTCCAACGGTGCAATTGAAGTTCCCCCTGCATAAATACCTGTTAGCCAATGGCGAACGTCGAGTGAAAGTGGATCCACAGGGATTGCCTAGTCATACCTCCCTACGCGTTACCGAAGTCTACGAGCGGGGTGAGGATCGAGTAAGCATGGCAGAGGCCCAATTAAAAACAGGCCGCACCCACCAAATTCGAGTGCACTTGCAAAAAATAGGGCATCCGATTTTGGGGGACGATAAATACGGCATTGATGATGAGGATCGCCGGTTAAAGCCCAAACGCCTTTTATTGCATGCCCATCTTGCCGGATTTATTCATCCGCGTAGTGGAGAAAAGATGCGGATTGAGTCGCCCTTGCCGCCGGACTTCACCGCTTTTCTGAAGGGCTTTCACCCCATTAAGCCAGAAACGGTATAG
- a CDS encoding Rne/Rng family ribonuclease: protein MKRMLFNATQQEELRVAIVDGQKLIDIDIEAAGREQRKGNIYKGVITRIEPSLEACFVNYGEERHGFLPFKEVARTYFKDGVDVRNATIKEALREGQEIIVQVEKEERGQKGAALTSFVSLAGRYLVLMPNNPRGGGVSRRIEGEDRQELREAMAQLEIPDGMSIIARTAGIGRDAVELQWDLSYLMQLWKAIDEAAQGNSAPLLIYLESSLVIRAIRDYFQPDIGEILIDTDDIFEQAQAFMSVVMPDNLPRVKRYQDDVPLFSRFQIEHQIETAYSRTVPLPSGGAIVIDHTEALVSVDVNSARATRGSDIEETATRTNLEAADEIARQARLRDLGGLIVIDFIDMESSKSQKDVENRLRDALRHDRARVQMGKISKFGLMEMSRQRLRPALSEGSHVACPRCNGTGHIRDTESSALQVLRIIQEEAMKENTAAIHTQVPVEVAAFLLNEKRAEVIKIESRFKVNVLMIPNKHLETPHYKLERLRHDDVRLDDQKASYVMAEEAARELEADTVVSRKEGDVKARPEAAVKGITPSQPAPVTQPRPARTASADTQSSSGGLFGFIKKLFSSSEPEVKPAAPAPRGRNAQGRDGNRNGGDRGGRNRGRRGERSERGERPAGATPDAASNSEGAREAKPRQEGRGRNRNGRTERPEVARTDTDASSAKPSDAPSTVDSNSAAEGSDERRGRGRNRRGRGRGQRTERSEGAPEANATVITSYTAGGAWPPSGMAGSSATIPTGELTASFTARKASPQSGGRGSRPPRSNNSERNQGERNNGAAQQSSESASASFVPAASAPAPAPAKPVAVAPVMSAPAPELPKVAFTPLEEKPLQQVIESAGMVWVGTDTAKLAEVQTQIQAEPAPMRVAREPKPPATLPQGPMVLIETGGQEKSVPKEI from the coding sequence ATGAAACGCATGTTATTTAATGCAACTCAACAGGAAGAGTTGAGAGTCGCCATCGTTGATGGTCAAAAATTAATCGATATTGATATTGAAGCTGCCGGTCGCGAACAACGCAAAGGCAATATTTACAAAGGCGTTATTACGCGCATTGAGCCTTCGCTCGAAGCCTGTTTTGTCAATTACGGTGAAGAGCGCCACGGCTTCCTGCCATTTAAAGAAGTAGCCAGAACCTACTTTAAAGACGGTGTGGATGTTCGCAATGCCACCATTAAAGAGGCCTTACGCGAAGGCCAAGAAATCATTGTTCAGGTAGAAAAAGAAGAGCGCGGCCAAAAAGGCGCTGCACTCACCTCGTTTGTCTCCCTGGCTGGTCGCTACTTAGTATTAATGCCAAATAACCCCCGCGGCGGTGGCGTATCGCGCCGCATTGAGGGTGAAGATCGTCAGGAATTACGCGAGGCCATGGCTCAGCTTGAAATACCTGACGGCATGAGCATCATTGCTCGCACTGCCGGTATTGGACGCGATGCCGTCGAATTGCAGTGGGACTTAAGTTACCTGATGCAGCTGTGGAAGGCAATTGATGAAGCAGCCCAAGGCAATTCAGCACCACTCTTGATTTATTTAGAGTCCAGCCTAGTTATTCGTGCGATTCGGGACTACTTCCAGCCCGATATTGGCGAAATCCTAATCGACACCGACGACATTTTTGAGCAGGCACAAGCCTTTATGTCGGTCGTCATGCCGGATAACTTGCCACGCGTCAAACGCTATCAAGACGACGTTCCGCTCTTTTCGCGTTTCCAGATTGAGCACCAAATTGAGACGGCATACTCGCGTACCGTTCCACTGCCTTCTGGCGGTGCGATTGTGATTGACCATACCGAAGCCCTGGTTTCGGTCGACGTCAACTCCGCACGCGCTACCCGCGGATCCGATATTGAAGAGACCGCTACCCGTACCAACCTTGAGGCAGCCGATGAGATTGCACGCCAAGCTCGCTTACGTGACCTTGGTGGCCTGATTGTGATTGACTTCATTGATATGGAGTCGAGCAAGAGTCAAAAGGATGTTGAAAATCGCCTGCGCGATGCATTGCGTCATGATCGTGCTCGGGTTCAGATGGGCAAGATTTCTAAATTTGGCCTGATGGAAATGTCACGCCAACGTTTGCGCCCTGCTTTATCCGAGGGTAGCCACGTTGCCTGCCCACGCTGTAATGGCACCGGGCATATTCGTGATACCGAATCATCTGCATTGCAAGTCTTGCGGATTATTCAAGAAGAGGCCATGAAAGAAAATACGGCTGCGATTCATACGCAAGTTCCCGTTGAAGTTGCTGCTTTCCTCTTGAATGAAAAGCGCGCTGAAGTGATTAAGATCGAAAGCCGCTTCAAAGTCAATGTCTTGATGATTCCAAACAAGCATTTGGAAACACCGCATTACAAACTCGAGCGCTTGCGCCATGATGATGTTCGCCTCGACGATCAAAAAGCCAGTTATGTCATGGCCGAAGAAGCCGCGCGTGAACTCGAAGCCGATACGGTAGTAAGCCGCAAAGAGGGTGATGTAAAAGCCCGCCCTGAGGCTGCTGTCAAAGGCATTACTCCAAGCCAACCTGCACCGGTTACCCAGCCGCGTCCAGCTCGCACTGCGAGTGCAGATACGCAATCCAGCTCAGGCGGTCTCTTTGGTTTCATCAAAAAACTGTTCTCCTCTAGCGAGCCAGAAGTTAAGCCAGCAGCTCCTGCTCCACGCGGCCGCAATGCCCAGGGCCGCGACGGTAATCGCAATGGCGGTGACCGTGGTGGACGCAATCGTGGACGTCGCGGCGAACGCAGCGAACGCGGTGAGCGGCCAGCAGGTGCAACTCCCGATGCCGCCTCGAACTCAGAAGGCGCTCGTGAAGCAAAACCCCGCCAAGAAGGCCGTGGTCGCAATCGCAATGGCCGCACCGAGCGCCCAGAAGTAGCGCGCACCGATACAGACGCATCTAGTGCAAAGCCAAGTGATGCTCCATCCACAGTTGATAGCAATTCAGCAGCGGAGGGCAGTGATGAACGCCGGGGTCGCGGTCGCAATCGACGCGGTCGTGGTCGTGGGCAACGCACCGAGCGTAGTGAGGGCGCTCCAGAAGCGAATGCAACAGTGATCACTAGCTACACTGCTGGTGGCGCATGGCCTCCATCGGGCATGGCCGGATCATCGGCAACCATTCCTACAGGTGAACTGACTGCCAGCTTTACTGCTCGCAAAGCAAGCCCACAATCGGGTGGTCGCGGATCTCGCCCACCACGCTCCAATAACAGCGAGCGTAATCAGGGTGAGCGTAATAACGGAGCAGCTCAGCAATCCTCGGAATCGGCTTCGGCCAGTTTCGTGCCCGCTGCTAGTGCACCCGCACCAGCGCCTGCGAAGCCGGTAGCAGTAGCGCCGGTCATGTCAGCTCCAGCGCCGGAGCTACCCAAAGTGGCTTTCACCCCACTCGAAGAAAAGCCTTTGCAGCAGGTCATCGAATCAGCAGGCATGGTTTGGGTTGGTACAGACACAGCTAAATTAGCTGAGGTCCAAACCCAGATCCAAGCAGAGCCAGCCCCAATGCGGGTTGCACGCGAACCCAAGCCACCAGCAACACTTCCTCAGGGCCCCATGGTCCTGATCGAAACCGGTGGTCAGGAAAAATCGGTACCGAAAGAAATCTAA
- the moaA gene encoding GTP 3',8-cyclase MoaA, which translates to MVERVIPIRIDEGKGLAPVMPSSLTAPTSRSVDLRGRPLRDLRISVTDRCNFRCTYCMPKEVFDQDYPYLSQSALLSFEEMTRLTVIFASLGVEKIRLTGGEPLLRKNVETLIAMLAEIKKPDGNPLELTLTTNGSLLRKKAAQLKAAGLHRLTISLDGLNDAVFKKMNDVDFPVSDVLDGITAAQEAGFESIKVNMVVKKGTNDQEIIAMASHFRNTGVTLRFIEFMDVGSSNGWDMKEVLPSKEVIERIHAMYPLEPIEANYAGEVAQRWRYVDGAGEIGVISSVTQTFCHECSRARISTDGQLYLCLFASQGYDFKTMLRSGSSDLEIANAIMSTWSMRNDNYSEIRGQATAELGRSAHKVEMSYIGG; encoded by the coding sequence ATGGTTGAACGCGTTATCCCCATCCGCATTGATGAAGGCAAGGGCCTTGCCCCTGTAATGCCATCCAGTCTGACCGCTCCCACGAGCCGGTCGGTGGATTTGCGTGGACGTCCTTTGCGTGATTTACGCATTTCAGTAACGGACCGGTGCAACTTCCGGTGCACCTACTGCATGCCTAAGGAAGTGTTTGATCAGGACTATCCCTACCTGTCACAAAGTGCCCTGCTGAGCTTCGAAGAGATGACACGTCTCACAGTCATTTTTGCATCGCTTGGCGTTGAAAAAATTCGCTTGACGGGTGGCGAGCCATTGCTTCGCAAGAATGTCGAGACCTTAATCGCGATGCTGGCGGAGATTAAAAAACCGGACGGCAATCCCCTTGAATTAACCCTCACCACCAACGGTAGCCTGTTGCGAAAAAAGGCAGCGCAACTCAAGGCGGCTGGTTTACATCGCCTCACCATTAGCTTAGATGGCTTGAATGATGCTGTCTTTAAAAAAATGAATGATGTGGATTTTCCGGTTAGCGATGTGCTGGACGGCATTACTGCAGCTCAAGAAGCCGGCTTTGAGTCGATTAAAGTCAATATGGTGGTCAAAAAAGGCACCAATGATCAGGAGATCATTGCGATGGCGAGTCACTTTCGGAATACCGGTGTCACCTTGCGCTTCATCGAGTTTATGGATGTCGGAAGTTCGAATGGCTGGGATATGAAAGAAGTGCTGCCATCCAAAGAAGTAATTGAGCGGATTCATGCGATGTATCCGCTAGAGCCAATCGAGGCCAACTATGCCGGTGAAGTGGCACAGCGCTGGCGCTACGTCGATGGCGCCGGTGAAATCGGTGTTATCTCCAGCGTGACCCAAACCTTTTGCCACGAGTGCAGTCGCGCCCGCATCTCGACGGACGGTCAACTCTACCTCTGTTTATTTGCTAGTCAAGGTTATGACTTCAAGACCATGTTGCGTTCTGGCAGCAGCGATTTAGAGATCGCCAATGCCATCATGAGCACCTGGTCTATGCGCAATGATAACTACTCTGAAATCCGTGGCCAAGCAACAGCAGAGCTTGGGCGCTCGGCACACAAAGTAGAGATGTCCTACATTGGTGGTTAA
- the mobA gene encoding molybdenum cofactor guanylyltransferase MobA, which produces MGGIDKGLIPFMGKPLIEQAIARLSPQVTTILINANRNHDRYAEYGHAVIADKHPDFAGPLAGFAAGLEHCKTEYLLSVPCDSPVFPLNLSERLLDEMISTQSDLVYASSIDPAGISWTQPVFCLMRRSVQQSLQAFLDQGGRKIDRWFEALPSSTIVFADDAAFANTNTPEELQALEQVLQASN; this is translated from the coding sequence ATGGGCGGCATCGACAAAGGTTTAATTCCTTTCATGGGAAAGCCCTTGATCGAGCAAGCCATTGCCAGGTTGAGCCCGCAAGTCACAACTATCCTGATTAATGCCAATCGCAACCACGATCGTTATGCGGAATACGGTCATGCTGTCATAGCCGACAAGCACCCGGACTTTGCCGGTCCACTTGCTGGGTTTGCAGCTGGCCTCGAGCACTGCAAAACCGAATACCTTCTGTCGGTGCCCTGCGACTCGCCGGTCTTTCCGCTCAATTTAAGTGAGCGACTACTGGATGAAATGATCTCCACGCAATCCGATCTCGTGTATGCCTCTAGCATAGATCCAGCGGGCATAAGCTGGACGCAGCCCGTTTTTTGCCTGATGCGCCGCAGCGTGCAGCAATCACTTCAAGCATTTTTAGATCAAGGTGGACGGAAAATTGACCGCTGGTTCGAAGCGCTGCCCTCGAGCACCATTGTCTTTGCCGATGACGCCGCGTTTGCCAACACCAATACGCCAGAAGAATTGCAGGCCTTAGAGCAGGTCTTGCAAGCCTCAAACTAA